A single region of the Montipora capricornis isolate CH-2021 chromosome 13, ASM3666992v2, whole genome shotgun sequence genome encodes:
- the LOC138028977 gene encoding tenascin-N-like isoform X2, giving the protein METWNVTDEFECQLKCIGNDTCKSFNIHLPVGDKVIQICELNNKTRQMKPSQFKKKIGSTYYVSLKISCVDLADTQSRQTQSGHCHPGYSGKHCTVAKGSHPGEPGLSCKDIKKTTNARKNGEYWIDPKGTGHPFKVYCDMTTEGGGWLLVLNVVTGSSPPSQLSVVTSYRGISDYHSNKMVITKSAMKEMYGDMKFDQLRFHCSKRQGRTFHVVTAANSSGNAVVQYFRGQTDIRPGSCGSFEKMADDNSFMAGNCTQWHSEKWSIDLNSFGQYGWSDEERLYNHAAWVYGLYHWTLLDRPFTGQNNRFECDDFLKEVSHGDFWKVFIR; this is encoded by the exons ATGGAAACTTGGAACGTTACAGATGAATTTGAATGCCAGCTGAAATGCATCGGAAATGACACCTGCAAATCTTTTAATATTCATCTTCCTGTGGGCGACAAAGTCATCCAAATTTGCGAGCTAAACAACAAAACACGTCAAATGAAACCAAGTCAGTTTAAAAAGAAGATTGGATCAACCTACTATGTTTCTCTTAAG ATCTCCTGTGTCGACTTAGCGGACACTCAAAGTAGACAAACACAGAGCGGGCATTGTCATCCGGGATACTCAGGAAAGCATTGTACTG TTGCGAAAGGCTCGCATCCTGGCGAGCCTGGTTTGTCCTGTAAGGATATCAAGAAAACCACCAATGCGAGGAAAAATGGGGAGTACTGGATTGATCCCAAGGGCACAGGACACCCATTCAAAGTGTACTGTGACATGACAACTGAAGGAG GAGGCTGGCTTTTGGTTTTGAACGTCGTAACCGGTTCATCTCCTCCCAGTCAGCTATCTGTTGTGACGTCATATCGTGGAATAAGTGATTACCATAGCAACAAGATGGTGATCACAAAAAGCGCGATGAAGGAAATGTACGGTGACATGAAATTTGATCAACTACGATTCCACTGCAGCAAACGACAGGGGCGCACGTTCCACGTTGTCACGGCCGCTAACAGCTCTGGGAATGCTGTAGTCCAGTACTTTAGGGGTCAGACGGATATTAGGCCAGGTTCATGTGGCTCGTTTGAAAAAATGGCTGATGACAACTCCTTCATGGCAGGCAATTGTACGCAATGGCATTCAGAAAAGTGGTCGATCGATTTGAATAGTTTTGGCCAGTATGGATGGAGCGACGAGGAGAGATTATACAATCACGCTGCCTGGGTGTATGGATTGTACCACTGGACACTTTTGGACAGACCTTTTACGGGTCAAAACAACCGGTTTGAATGCGATGATTTTCTGAAAGAAGTGTCTCATGGTGATTTTTGGAAAGTCTTTATTCGTTAG
- the LOC138028976 gene encoding uncharacterized protein isoform X2, with amino-acid sequence MSESNMDFSPAQRNTEKLARANIQDYLEDKVCLEEYHERKRLCDSLHTKLNQMQPQTTGMQSQAITTEHGLSRNSKTEDPRSVLHHATPVATRDQRACHGVDQETWENITKCPNSCTATKDKKMAFPEPFNRQTSRLSVRYPQNKRVANSREAADIDEADPGPPPKKKRNRGPKPRVLYEGKGPMQLWQLILQLLVSSEESGLVEWTRDERYGFKILQPEKLAKLWGELKKKPAMNFDKLSRSLRYYYDKSMLRKVAGKENTYEFTWDISEIIGYDPVRGSPVSNMGHASPVSSPESRSSAPDPVNELNVSDEVDSFSVSSTTKVLPFPISVNVPVPQTVDDFSVCNNPEELPVPVQGLWLPFLDVGDWLPNSNCLVGEPMASRPVGGPDVTNSQESLSITPPPLDFTMLVESDQKSNFYEVL; translated from the exons ATGTCCGAATCAAACATGGATTTTTCACCTGCTCAAAGGAACACGGAGAAATTGGCCCGTGCTAAC ATCCAAGACTATTTAGAGGACAAAGTGTGTCTCGAGGAGTATCATGAACGAAAGCGGCTGTGCGATTCACTTCACACAAAACTGAATCAAATGCAGCCACAGACCACGGGGATGCAATCTCAGGCCATAACTACGGAACACGGCCTTTCAAGAAATTCAAAAACAG AAGATCCCAGAAGTGTACTACACCATGCAACTCCAGTAGCAACACGTGACCAGAGAGCATGCCATGGTGTTGATCAAG AAACCTGGGAAAACATTACCAAATGTCCAAACTCGTGTACAGCTACGAAAGACAAGAAAATGGCTTTTCCAG AACCCTTTAACAGGCAAACGAGCAGACTATCAGTTCGGTATCCACAGAACAAAAGGGTTGCAAATAGTAGAG AAGCTGCTGACATAGACGAAGCAGATCCTGGCCCCcctccaaaaaagaaaagaaatcgcgGACCGAAGCCGAGGGTTCTGTATGAAG GAAAAGGGCCAATGCAATTATGGCAGCTAATACTACAATTACTGGTCTCGTCCGAAGAGTCAGGACTAGTTGAATGGACCAGAGACGAGAGATACGGATTTAAAATCTTGCAACCAGAGAAGTTAGCCAAGCTGTGGGGAGAATTAAAAAAGAAGCCAGCCATGAACTTTGACAAGCTTTCTCGCAGCCTGCGGTACTATTACGACAAGTCAATGTTGAGAAAGGTAGCTGGTAAAGAAAACACCTATGAATTTACGTGGGACATTTCCGAAATAATAGGTTACGATCCAGTGCGTGGGTCCCCTGTGTCCAATATGGGACATGCATCGCCCGTTTCCAGTCCGGAGAGCAGGTCGTCTGCTCCAGATCCAGTGAACGAGTTGAATGTGTCCGACGAGGTGGATAGTTTTTCTGTGTCTTCCACTACAAAGGTGCTACCTTTTCCCATCTCTGTCAACGTCCCTGTCCCCCAAACTGTTGACGATTTTTCTGTTTGCAATAATCCGGAGGAGCTTCCTGTCCCTGTGCAGGGACTGTGGTTACCGTTTCTTGATGTAGGAGACTGGTTACCAAATAGCAACTGTCTTGTTGGTGAACCTATGGCTTCCCGTCCCGTAGGTGGACCAGACGTTACAAATTCGCAAGAGTCCCTCAGTATCACCCCTCCCCCGTTAGATTTCACCATGCTTGTTGAATCTGACCAAAAGAGTAACTTCTATGAAGTGTTGTAA
- the LOC138028976 gene encoding uncharacterized protein isoform X1 yields MSESNMDFSPAQRNTEKLARANIQDYLEDKVCLEEYHERKRLCDSLHTKLNQMQPQTTGMQSQAITTEHGLSRNSKTDETDLAAAILLSAGLMDEAALSPASVDSAYSSSPPSPPLQYSQEAICRPPFQDYAFEDPRSVLHHATPVATRDQRACHGVDQETWENITKCPNSCTATKDKKMAFPEPFNRQTSRLSVRYPQNKRVANSREAADIDEADPGPPPKKKRNRGPKPRVLYEGKGPMQLWQLILQLLVSSEESGLVEWTRDERYGFKILQPEKLAKLWGELKKKPAMNFDKLSRSLRYYYDKSMLRKVAGKENTYEFTWDISEIIGYDPVRGSPVSNMGHASPVSSPESRSSAPDPVNELNVSDEVDSFSVSSTTKVLPFPISVNVPVPQTVDDFSVCNNPEELPVPVQGLWLPFLDVGDWLPNSNCLVGEPMASRPVGGPDVTNSQESLSITPPPLDFTMLVESDQKSNFYEVL; encoded by the exons ATGTCCGAATCAAACATGGATTTTTCACCTGCTCAAAGGAACACGGAGAAATTGGCCCGTGCTAAC ATCCAAGACTATTTAGAGGACAAAGTGTGTCTCGAGGAGTATCATGAACGAAAGCGGCTGTGCGATTCACTTCACACAAAACTGAATCAAATGCAGCCACAGACCACGGGGATGCAATCTCAGGCCATAACTACGGAACACGGCCTTTCAAGAAATTCAAAAACAG ATGAAACAGACTTGGCAGCTGCCATTCTGCTGTCCGCAGGCCTGATGGACGAGGCTGCGCTGTCGCCGGCATCAGTTGATTCTGCTTATAGTTCCTCAccaccctcccctcccctgCAATACAGCCAGGAGGCGATTTGTAGACCCCCTTTTCAAGATTATGCGTTTG AAGATCCCAGAAGTGTACTACACCATGCAACTCCAGTAGCAACACGTGACCAGAGAGCATGCCATGGTGTTGATCAAG AAACCTGGGAAAACATTACCAAATGTCCAAACTCGTGTACAGCTACGAAAGACAAGAAAATGGCTTTTCCAG AACCCTTTAACAGGCAAACGAGCAGACTATCAGTTCGGTATCCACAGAACAAAAGGGTTGCAAATAGTAGAG AAGCTGCTGACATAGACGAAGCAGATCCTGGCCCCcctccaaaaaagaaaagaaatcgcgGACCGAAGCCGAGGGTTCTGTATGAAG GAAAAGGGCCAATGCAATTATGGCAGCTAATACTACAATTACTGGTCTCGTCCGAAGAGTCAGGACTAGTTGAATGGACCAGAGACGAGAGATACGGATTTAAAATCTTGCAACCAGAGAAGTTAGCCAAGCTGTGGGGAGAATTAAAAAAGAAGCCAGCCATGAACTTTGACAAGCTTTCTCGCAGCCTGCGGTACTATTACGACAAGTCAATGTTGAGAAAGGTAGCTGGTAAAGAAAACACCTATGAATTTACGTGGGACATTTCCGAAATAATAGGTTACGATCCAGTGCGTGGGTCCCCTGTGTCCAATATGGGACATGCATCGCCCGTTTCCAGTCCGGAGAGCAGGTCGTCTGCTCCAGATCCAGTGAACGAGTTGAATGTGTCCGACGAGGTGGATAGTTTTTCTGTGTCTTCCACTACAAAGGTGCTACCTTTTCCCATCTCTGTCAACGTCCCTGTCCCCCAAACTGTTGACGATTTTTCTGTTTGCAATAATCCGGAGGAGCTTCCTGTCCCTGTGCAGGGACTGTGGTTACCGTTTCTTGATGTAGGAGACTGGTTACCAAATAGCAACTGTCTTGTTGGTGAACCTATGGCTTCCCGTCCCGTAGGTGGACCAGACGTTACAAATTCGCAAGAGTCCCTCAGTATCACCCCTCCCCCGTTAGATTTCACCATGCTTGTTGAATCTGACCAAAAGAGTAACTTCTATGAAGTGTTGTAA
- the LOC138028977 gene encoding uncharacterized protein isoform X1: MGSHRTTHLCLVAFGILFLSSETQSSCARVFESHQDHTLLGHVMETWNVTDEFECQLKCIGNDTCKSFNIHLPVGDKVIQICELNNKTRQMKPSQFKKKIGSTYYVSLKISCVDLADTQSRQTQSGHCHPGYSGKHCTVAKGSHPGEPGLSCKDIKKTTNARKNGEYWIDPKGTGHPFKVYCDMTTEGGGWLLVLNVVTGSSPPSQLSVVTSYRGISDYHSNKMVITKSAMKEMYGDMKFDQLRFHCSKRQGRTFHVVTAANSSGNAVVQYFRGQTDIRPGSCGSFEKMADDNSFMAGNCTQWHSEKWSIDLNSFGQYGWSDEERLYNHAAWVYGLYHWTLLDRPFTGQNNRFECDDFLKEVSHGDFWKVFIR; encoded by the exons ATGGGGAGCCACAGGACGACTCATCTTTGTTTGGTCGCTTTTGGAATTTTGTTCTTGTCGTCAGAAACTCAATCAAGTTGTGCACGCGTGTTCGAAAGTCACCAAG ATCACACATTGTTGGGGCATGTTATGGAAACTTGGAACGTTACAGATGAATTTGAATGCCAGCTGAAATGCATCGGAAATGACACCTGCAAATCTTTTAATATTCATCTTCCTGTGGGCGACAAAGTCATCCAAATTTGCGAGCTAAACAACAAAACACGTCAAATGAAACCAAGTCAGTTTAAAAAGAAGATTGGATCAACCTACTATGTTTCTCTTAAG ATCTCCTGTGTCGACTTAGCGGACACTCAAAGTAGACAAACACAGAGCGGGCATTGTCATCCGGGATACTCAGGAAAGCATTGTACTG TTGCGAAAGGCTCGCATCCTGGCGAGCCTGGTTTGTCCTGTAAGGATATCAAGAAAACCACCAATGCGAGGAAAAATGGGGAGTACTGGATTGATCCCAAGGGCACAGGACACCCATTCAAAGTGTACTGTGACATGACAACTGAAGGAG GAGGCTGGCTTTTGGTTTTGAACGTCGTAACCGGTTCATCTCCTCCCAGTCAGCTATCTGTTGTGACGTCATATCGTGGAATAAGTGATTACCATAGCAACAAGATGGTGATCACAAAAAGCGCGATGAAGGAAATGTACGGTGACATGAAATTTGATCAACTACGATTCCACTGCAGCAAACGACAGGGGCGCACGTTCCACGTTGTCACGGCCGCTAACAGCTCTGGGAATGCTGTAGTCCAGTACTTTAGGGGTCAGACGGATATTAGGCCAGGTTCATGTGGCTCGTTTGAAAAAATGGCTGATGACAACTCCTTCATGGCAGGCAATTGTACGCAATGGCATTCAGAAAAGTGGTCGATCGATTTGAATAGTTTTGGCCAGTATGGATGGAGCGACGAGGAGAGATTATACAATCACGCTGCCTGGGTGTATGGATTGTACCACTGGACACTTTTGGACAGACCTTTTACGGGTCAAAACAACCGGTTTGAATGCGATGATTTTCTGAAAGAAGTGTCTCATGGTGATTTTTGGAAAGTCTTTATTCGTTAG